A genome region from Fervidobacterium changbaicum includes the following:
- a CDS encoding SPFH domain-containing protein: MYIVLIAIAFLLLIIAATGIRIVRPYERGLIERLGKFKKEVKSGLHFIIPFFDRMIKVDMREHVIDVPPQEVITKDNVVVVVDAVIYYEVTDAFKSVYNVSNFEFATIKLAQTNLRNVIGELELDQTLTSRESINTKLRTVLDEATDKWGIRITRVEIKKIDPPKDIMEAMSKQMKAERTKRAAILEAEGIRQSEILKAEGEKQAAILKAEGEAEAIKRVAEANKYRLIAEAEGQALAIANVFKAIHEGNPTNDLIAIRYLETLKEIANGQATKIFLPLETSSVLSSVGAIAELFKDSQVKEQKKPEEKKEK; the protein is encoded by the coding sequence ATGTATATTGTTTTAATTGCAATTGCGTTCTTGCTGTTGATTATTGCAGCAACAGGTATCAGGATCGTAAGACCGTACGAACGTGGTTTAATCGAAAGGCTTGGAAAGTTCAAAAAAGAAGTTAAGTCTGGGCTACACTTTATCATTCCTTTTTTCGATAGGATGATAAAAGTAGACATGCGAGAGCATGTCATAGACGTTCCTCCTCAGGAGGTTATTACAAAAGACAACGTTGTTGTCGTTGTTGATGCGGTTATCTATTACGAGGTAACGGATGCCTTCAAGTCCGTATACAACGTAAGCAACTTCGAATTCGCTACAATTAAGTTGGCTCAAACGAACTTGAGGAATGTAATAGGCGAGCTCGAGTTAGACCAAACACTGACATCAAGGGAAAGTATAAATACGAAGCTCAGAACAGTTCTTGACGAAGCAACTGATAAATGGGGTATAAGGATTACACGTGTTGAAATCAAAAAGATAGATCCTCCAAAAGATATTATGGAAGCAATGAGTAAGCAGATGAAAGCAGAAAGAACAAAGAGAGCTGCGATATTGGAAGCAGAAGGTATCAGGCAGTCTGAGATTCTCAAAGCAGAAGGTGAAAAGCAAGCAGCTATTCTGAAGGCCGAGGGAGAGGCTGAAGCAATCAAGAGGGTTGCTGAAGCGAACAAATACAGGCTTATTGCCGAAGCAGAAGGTCAGGCACTTGCCATTGCTAACGTTTTTAAAGCGATCCACGAAGGTAATCCGACAAATGATCTTATTGCAATTAGGTATCTTGAGACTCTCAAGGAAATCGCTAACGGACAAGCAACTAAGATATTCTTACCTTTGGAAACATCATCAGTTCTCTCATCGGTGGGAGCAATAGCTGAACTCTTCAAAGACTCGCAAGTAAAAGAACAGAAAAAGCCGGAGGAAAAGAAAGAGAAATGA
- a CDS encoding aminopeptidase has translation MDKNLLINYAQAILKVGVNLQSGQRLVVNASVDHKDFVRALVEQAYDLGAKEVLVVWNDTYIARQKLLKAPEDVITHIYNWEVEMPKSFLEDGAATISLVGSYADLLADVPANRIGAATKARQIAFREIMERTMMNKNRWCVAGVPNPEWAKKVYGSEDVEPLWKDIMFMARIDENGYEKLLTHLEALKRRKDYLNSMKFEALRYEGPGTDLTVELPKNHLWLSGIEHDVDGVPFLPNIPTEEVFTAPYKYGVNGKVSSSMPLVYQGNIIDNFWLEFKDGKVVNFDAEKGKDVLRELINTDEGAAYLGEVALVDVTSPIYQLNKIFYNTLYDENAASHFALGRAYPTCVENFSGDPEKEGINISLTHVDFMIGNDKMNVYGIKDGKEYLLMENGLWKI, from the coding sequence ATGGATAAGAATTTACTTATAAACTACGCGCAAGCTATTTTGAAAGTTGGAGTGAACCTTCAAAGCGGGCAAAGACTCGTTGTGAATGCCTCAGTAGACCATAAAGATTTTGTTAGAGCACTTGTGGAACAAGCTTACGACCTTGGGGCCAAAGAAGTGCTTGTTGTTTGGAACGATACGTATATTGCAAGGCAGAAACTTTTGAAAGCACCGGAAGATGTAATCACCCACATATATAACTGGGAAGTTGAGATGCCAAAAAGCTTTCTCGAAGATGGAGCCGCAACGATATCACTTGTCGGCTCGTACGCAGATTTACTTGCAGATGTACCAGCAAACAGGATTGGAGCAGCTACAAAAGCCAGGCAAATTGCTTTTAGAGAAATAATGGAAAGAACGATGATGAATAAGAACAGATGGTGTGTTGCAGGTGTACCAAACCCAGAGTGGGCAAAGAAGGTTTACGGGAGTGAAGATGTCGAACCGTTATGGAAAGACATCATGTTTATGGCAAGAATAGATGAGAACGGATACGAAAAACTACTTACCCACTTGGAAGCCTTAAAGAGGCGCAAAGATTATTTAAACAGCATGAAATTCGAAGCTCTCAGATACGAAGGACCAGGAACAGATTTAACCGTGGAGCTTCCGAAGAACCACCTGTGGTTGAGCGGTATTGAACACGATGTAGACGGTGTACCGTTCTTGCCGAATATTCCTACTGAAGAGGTCTTCACTGCGCCCTATAAATACGGAGTCAATGGAAAAGTATCAAGTAGTATGCCACTTGTTTACCAAGGGAATATAATTGACAATTTCTGGCTTGAATTCAAAGACGGAAAGGTTGTAAATTTTGATGCTGAAAAAGGAAAGGACGTACTAAGAGAACTAATCAACACAGACGAAGGAGCTGCGTATTTAGGCGAAGTAGCGCTTGTTGATGTGACTTCACCTATTTATCAATTAAATAAGATATTCTACAATACACTATATGATGAAAATGCTGCTTCTCATTTTGCTTTAGGAAGAGCTTATCCAACTTGTGTTGAAAACTTCAGCGGTGATCCAGAAAAAGAAGGTATTAACATAAGCCTTACACACGTAGACTTTATGATCGGAAACGATAAGATGAATGTCTATGGAATAAAGGATGGAAAAGAGTACTTACTTATGGAAAACGGACTTTGGAAGATTTAG
- a CDS encoding 2,3-bisphosphoglycerate-independent phosphoglycerate mutase has protein sequence MSFDKQQFVHELISPNASKIVLLVMDGIGDLPNEEGLTPLMKANTPNLDKVAQMSDLGQTIPVMHGITPGSGPGHLGLFGYDPIKYQIGRGILEALGEDIEVGELDVVARGNFATINGDIVVDRRAGRPSTEESAKVVEKLNAHIMEIEDVKVTFYPGKEHRFVLKLTGEGLSDNIEDADPQKEGKPIKYTSALSTEAEKTARIVNKLLDRIKEVLKDEPKMNFALVRGFSKYPKLPQFPEVYKLKAGAIAVYPMYKGLAKLVGMTIIPTGQTIEDEIETLKQEWNNYDFFFVHVKKTDSYGEDGKFDEKVHVIENVDKVIPDILALNPDVLVVTGDHSTPCAMKGHSFHPVPIMFCAKHTRKGLSKAFNEFECARGTLGTIHATDVMNLILAYAGRLEKFGA, from the coding sequence ATGAGTTTTGACAAACAACAGTTCGTACATGAACTAATTTCGCCGAACGCTTCTAAGATTGTTCTTCTTGTTATGGACGGTATCGGTGATTTGCCAAATGAAGAGGGATTAACACCTCTTATGAAAGCCAACACACCAAACCTTGACAAAGTTGCTCAGATGAGTGATCTGGGTCAGACAATTCCTGTGATGCACGGAATAACACCCGGCAGTGGACCTGGACATCTTGGATTGTTTGGATACGATCCAATTAAATATCAAATTGGCCGTGGTATCCTTGAAGCCCTTGGTGAAGACATAGAGGTTGGAGAACTCGATGTCGTTGCGAGAGGTAATTTTGCAACGATAAATGGAGATATTGTTGTGGATAGAAGAGCTGGTAGACCATCAACTGAAGAGAGCGCTAAAGTAGTAGAAAAGTTGAACGCTCACATAATGGAAATTGAAGATGTCAAAGTGACTTTCTATCCTGGTAAAGAACACAGGTTCGTGCTGAAACTCACAGGTGAGGGGCTGTCTGATAATATTGAAGATGCAGACCCACAAAAAGAAGGAAAACCAATAAAATACACATCTGCTCTTTCAACTGAAGCAGAAAAGACAGCAAGGATTGTAAACAAGCTGCTTGACAGGATTAAAGAAGTCTTGAAAGATGAACCGAAGATGAATTTTGCACTTGTTAGAGGCTTTTCTAAGTATCCGAAGCTTCCGCAATTCCCGGAAGTTTACAAGCTCAAAGCAGGTGCAATTGCGGTTTATCCAATGTATAAGGGACTTGCAAAACTTGTTGGAATGACCATTATCCCAACTGGGCAAACCATCGAGGATGAGATAGAAACATTGAAACAGGAATGGAATAACTACGATTTCTTCTTTGTTCATGTGAAGAAGACAGATTCTTACGGTGAAGATGGGAAATTTGACGAAAAGGTCCATGTTATTGAGAACGTTGATAAGGTTATTCCAGATATTCTTGCTCTCAATCCAGATGTTCTTGTTGTTACTGGCGACCACTCCACACCATGTGCAATGAAAGGTCATTCATTCCATCCAGTCCCAATAATGTTCTGTGCTAAACACACAAGAAAAGGACTTTCGAAAGCTTTTAATGAGTTCGAATGTGCCCGTGGCACACTTGGTACAATTCACGCGACCGATGTTATGAACCTAATTCTTGCCTACGCAGGAAGGTTAGAAAAATTTGGTGCATAA
- a CDS encoding ComEC/Rec2 family competence protein, producing MGKNNKTLNVSFTSFYYFGGAILGALMGTYFKFPLFFLVIPVALALFKKPKVAVFLLIFILSNMAFISNIDFSNKSVEFVGTVKAVQNGSSILRLSFFDGKRWRRMGVDVLIYEEEKLGTIVYFIGQLKRKGAYPIYYAKTDYCATVTNYESLSARVFEHFERYRNFTNNVDPFYQNLFGANSRDENFAKSGLLHIFCVSGMHVSLLYLFTAYVIGMFTYRKWLRVMLSLTFPTIFVIGSGLNLPSLRALIMLYFVALLRLADYKVNAVNIVSLAGTGMVLFNPEIVYSLSFYMTFFATLGVLISENNFLSNIGGFLGSAPYVSLINPVNPFSIIATMLVSIPVQVLLFGLTTSYVLFSCNLFFLSAFILYALKPFAWFIQIVANWFAKLPTIPQHPIITIAFAMSFILYMGFVFELKKQKQESS from the coding sequence TTGGGGAAGAACAACAAAACACTTAACGTCTCATTTACTTCTTTTTACTATTTTGGCGGGGCAATTTTAGGAGCATTGATGGGAACTTACTTCAAGTTCCCACTTTTCTTTCTGGTTATTCCAGTTGCTCTTGCACTCTTCAAGAAGCCGAAAGTTGCTGTATTTTTGTTGATTTTCATATTGTCAAATATGGCTTTCATTAGTAACATCGATTTCTCAAACAAATCGGTAGAGTTTGTTGGAACAGTAAAGGCGGTACAAAATGGTTCGAGTATCCTCCGTTTATCATTCTTTGATGGTAAACGATGGCGAAGGATGGGAGTTGATGTACTTATATACGAAGAAGAAAAGCTCGGAACGATAGTTTATTTTATTGGTCAACTGAAAAGAAAAGGTGCTTATCCGATATATTATGCAAAAACCGATTATTGTGCAACGGTGACGAATTACGAATCTTTATCTGCAAGAGTCTTTGAACACTTCGAAAGATATAGGAACTTTACAAACAATGTAGATCCGTTTTATCAAAACCTATTTGGCGCTAATTCGCGTGATGAGAATTTCGCTAAGAGTGGTTTACTTCACATTTTCTGTGTTTCTGGTATGCATGTTTCGTTACTCTATCTGTTCACGGCGTACGTTATTGGAATGTTTACGTACAGGAAGTGGCTTAGAGTCATGCTCTCGCTGACGTTTCCAACGATTTTTGTAATAGGCTCTGGGTTAAATTTACCTTCCCTGCGTGCTTTGATAATGCTTTATTTTGTGGCACTACTAAGACTTGCAGATTACAAAGTGAACGCGGTAAATATCGTTTCACTTGCTGGAACAGGGATGGTTTTGTTTAATCCGGAGATAGTTTATTCTCTTTCGTTTTACATGACATTCTTTGCAACATTAGGAGTGCTGATTTCCGAAAATAACTTTCTTTCAAATATTGGAGGATTTCTTGGTAGCGCTCCATATGTTTCTTTGATAAATCCTGTAAATCCGTTCTCTATAATAGCGACAATGTTGGTTTCGATACCTGTTCAAGTTTTGCTTTTCGGACTTACAACAAGTTATGTTCTTTTTAGTTGCAATCTCTTTTTCCTTAGTGCGTTCATACTTTATGCACTAAAGCCGTTTGCATGGTTTATTCAGATTGTCGCCAATTGGTTTGCTAAGTTGCCAACGATACCCCAGCACCCGATAATCACCATCGCATTTGCAATGTCTTTTATTTTATACATGGGATTTGTATTTGAACTGAAAAAACAAAAGCAGGAGTCGTCTTAA
- a CDS encoding Fur family transcriptional regulator, with protein MHVDNLKKELRDRKYRMTPQREQVLKVFIETNSEHLGAEEVYRYLVSKKLNVSKATVYRTIDLLVELGFLRRLQFDEGVYRYELVDREGKHSHFICNSCGMIYELKGELSPDNVMKSYIDFLKSKGYLVDEIDLKFRGICPKCAKGIKKSKK; from the coding sequence ATGCATGTAGACAACCTTAAAAAGGAGCTCAGGGACAGAAAGTACAGAATGACACCACAGCGAGAACAAGTATTGAAGGTGTTCATCGAAACGAACAGTGAGCACTTAGGCGCTGAAGAGGTTTATAGATACCTTGTAAGCAAGAAGCTAAATGTAAGCAAAGCAACAGTTTACAGGACCATAGATTTACTCGTCGAACTTGGTTTTCTGAGAAGGCTGCAGTTTGATGAAGGGGTTTATCGTTATGAGCTCGTCGACAGGGAAGGTAAACATTCACATTTCATCTGTAATTCATGTGGTATGATATACGAACTCAAGGGAGAACTCTCTCCAGACAATGTGATGAAAAGTTACATCGATTTTCTCAAAAGTAAGGGGTACCTTGTCGATGAGATCGATCTAAAATTCAGAGGAATATGCCCGAAATGTGCCAAGGGTATTAAGAAAAGCAAAAAGTGA
- the nusA gene encoding transcription termination factor NusA, whose product MNSPMLLEALRELEKEKGISVEESISILEKAIMSAYKNKTGERNVEIVINRLSGEIEAYQLLEVVEKVENENLQISLEEALKIKPDAVVGDIIKKKMNIKKLGRFAVQVAKQVLIQKIREIEKEKQYERYSELIGRVVVAEVLKVTPEWLDIRIGKLETHLPKKEWIPGEEFEQSDLIKVYVREVKRDKKGPKIIVSRTDPEFVVGLLKLEVPEIEQGIVEIVKVVREPGVRTKIAVTSKDPKVDPVGACIGHEGSRIAAVLREVKMEKIDIIKWSDDPKELIANALLPASVIDVEILDYESKASRVLVAPNQLSLAIGKAGQNARLAAKLTGWKIDIKPVMNA is encoded by the coding sequence ATGAACAGTCCAATGTTGTTAGAAGCGTTGAGAGAACTGGAAAAGGAAAAGGGTATATCAGTAGAGGAATCAATAAGCATCCTTGAAAAGGCCATTATGAGTGCTTACAAAAACAAAACCGGCGAAAGAAACGTTGAAATCGTAATCAACAGACTTTCCGGAGAAATTGAAGCTTATCAGCTACTCGAAGTTGTAGAAAAGGTTGAGAACGAGAATCTTCAAATATCACTTGAGGAAGCTCTGAAGATAAAGCCAGATGCTGTAGTTGGTGATATCATCAAGAAGAAGATGAATATAAAGAAACTTGGTAGGTTCGCCGTCCAAGTTGCAAAACAGGTTCTTATTCAAAAGATAAGAGAAATAGAAAAAGAGAAACAATACGAAAGGTACTCTGAATTGATCGGAAGGGTAGTTGTTGCTGAGGTTCTCAAAGTCACTCCAGAATGGCTCGACATTAGAATTGGAAAACTCGAAACGCATCTACCGAAGAAGGAATGGATTCCAGGTGAAGAATTTGAACAGTCCGACTTAATCAAAGTCTATGTGAGAGAAGTGAAAAGAGATAAGAAAGGGCCTAAGATCATAGTATCCAGAACAGATCCCGAGTTTGTCGTTGGTCTTTTGAAACTGGAGGTGCCAGAGATAGAACAGGGTATAGTGGAGATTGTCAAAGTCGTCAGGGAACCGGGTGTTAGGACAAAGATAGCTGTTACTTCAAAGGATCCAAAAGTTGATCCCGTTGGAGCATGTATAGGACATGAAGGTTCCAGAATTGCAGCTGTCTTGCGTGAAGTGAAGATGGAAAAGATAGACATCATTAAATGGTCAGACGACCCGAAAGAACTCATAGCAAACGCCCTCTTGCCAGCCTCAGTCATCGATGTTGAGATTTTAGATTACGAATCAAAGGCGTCAAGGGTTCTTGTTGCTCCTAATCAACTTTCACTTGCAATAGGAAAAGCTGGACAAAACGCAAGGTTAGCAGCAAAGTTAACTGGCTGGAAGATAGATATCAAACCTGTTATGAACGCATAA
- the rimP gene encoding ribosome maturation factor RimP has translation MSLSPKEIEERVSEIAKPIVEGFGLMLFDVKYKMQSGRWVLTIVIDKREDYVSTRDCELVSYEIEKQLDSTDLIPGRYYLEVSSPGLDRPLRSLEDFKRFEGNLAKVKTTKTFRGYIKSVNTENGEIVLEVEGKDVKINYNDVKSANLEVDVF, from the coding sequence ATGAGTTTGAGTCCTAAGGAAATTGAAGAGAGGGTATCTGAAATAGCCAAACCTATAGTTGAAGGATTTGGGCTGATGCTCTTTGATGTCAAATACAAGATGCAATCCGGTAGATGGGTACTCACAATAGTCATAGATAAACGCGAGGACTACGTTAGTACAAGAGACTGTGAATTGGTTTCATATGAAATCGAGAAACAACTTGACTCAACCGATTTGATTCCTGGCCGGTATTATTTGGAAGTATCTTCTCCAGGGCTTGACAGACCACTTAGAAGTCTTGAAGACTTCAAAAGGTTCGAAGGGAACTTGGCAAAGGTAAAGACTACTAAGACATTCAGAGGATACATAAAGAGTGTCAATACGGAAAATGGTGAAATTGTCTTAGAAGTAGAAGGTAAAGATGTAAAAATCAACTATAACGATGTTAAGTCTGCCAATTTGGAAGTAGATGTGTTTTAA
- a CDS encoding HD domain-containing protein, with protein sequence MKKLIDILLKTIMFVPKFGVHSLQVGFIASKIAKELNLDELELFYCGALHDLGVLTPHKGVLLDDIDNEFLIKEDVQTFESPTKDHTLISAFEVSKISYLSKKFPNLSASILLHHALPHYLNENSTKDIAANIVSISEEISKYVLVNNEEMTYEDFVIPLSAIKNRFFDFVYEAALSVLKQEYVRWMLYDIKAGFNRERLIQDYYLREPMTFEEIVEMGAVLSYIIDSKSEFTRAHSWRVANLSGAIAKEILLKEQEFFVAGLFHDIGKITTPISVLEKKGKLTPSEMDIMKKHVYYSYLILLEHENEPWFWPAVRHQERTDGSGYPWRLKGSEMTFKDKILQVADYFVAVLEPRPYRGPNTPEKAYEEVQRAVSYGVLDPGPASILKELVYGGFDFESINFMSSIQKDINDFEKSLLE encoded by the coding sequence GTGAAAAAATTGATAGACATCTTGCTGAAGACAATAATGTTTGTTCCGAAATTCGGTGTCCATTCTCTACAAGTCGGATTCATCGCTTCAAAAATAGCGAAAGAGCTCAATCTTGATGAGCTTGAGCTTTTTTACTGTGGTGCTTTACATGACTTAGGTGTTTTAACTCCGCACAAGGGAGTTCTATTAGACGATATCGACAACGAATTTCTTATCAAAGAAGATGTTCAAACATTTGAATCACCTACAAAAGATCATACACTCATCTCCGCGTTCGAGGTTTCGAAGATATCTTATCTTTCAAAAAAATTTCCGAACTTGTCCGCAAGTATATTGTTGCACCATGCATTGCCACATTATCTAAATGAAAATTCCACTAAAGATATTGCAGCAAACATCGTATCGATTAGTGAAGAAATATCCAAATATGTGCTTGTCAACAATGAAGAGATGACCTACGAAGATTTCGTCATCCCACTTTCTGCAATAAAAAACAGGTTCTTTGACTTTGTGTACGAGGCAGCACTTAGTGTCCTCAAACAAGAATACGTTAGGTGGATGCTTTACGACATCAAAGCAGGGTTCAATAGGGAAAGATTAATTCAAGATTACTATCTACGAGAACCTATGACTTTTGAAGAGATTGTCGAAATGGGAGCGGTACTCTCTTACATAATTGATTCAAAAAGTGAGTTTACCCGTGCGCACAGTTGGCGCGTCGCTAACTTATCAGGCGCAATTGCTAAGGAAATTTTGCTTAAGGAACAAGAATTTTTCGTCGCAGGGCTGTTTCATGATATAGGTAAGATAACAACTCCGATAAGTGTTCTTGAAAAGAAAGGAAAACTAACACCCTCTGAGATGGACATAATGAAAAAGCATGTTTACTATAGTTACCTGATACTACTGGAACACGAAAACGAACCTTGGTTTTGGCCCGCTGTTAGGCATCAAGAACGAACTGATGGCAGTGGGTATCCTTGGAGACTGAAAGGCTCAGAGATGACGTTTAAGGATAAGATATTGCAAGTTGCAGACTATTTCGTAGCCGTGCTGGAGCCAAGGCCTTACCGTGGTCCGAATACCCCTGAAAAAGCTTACGAAGAAGTCCAGAGGGCTGTTTCGTACGGGGTTCTTGACCCCGGACCAGCCAGTATACTTAAAGAGCTTGTGTATGGCGGCTTCGATTTTGAAAGCATTAACTTCATGTCTTCAATTCAGAAAGATATAAACGACTTTGAAAAAAGTTTATTGGAATAA
- a CDS encoding CoA-binding protein codes for MDLRKVKRVAIVGATTNPEKFGNIVLRDLKKKGFEVLPVSPRYDVVEGLRTYKSVEELPDDVDLIVFIVPPEVGIQELKKAYDKGFRKFWFQPGAESGEIIEFSKTLQDADFSFIKCIMVQTNW; via the coding sequence ATCGATTTGAGAAAGGTGAAGAGAGTAGCAATCGTCGGAGCAACGACAAATCCGGAAAAATTTGGGAACATAGTTCTTCGAGATTTGAAGAAAAAGGGATTTGAAGTACTGCCAGTCAGTCCAAGGTACGATGTTGTGGAAGGGCTAAGAACTTATAAAAGTGTTGAAGAATTACCAGATGACGTCGATTTGATTGTATTTATCGTACCTCCGGAAGTGGGGATTCAAGAGTTAAAGAAAGCATACGACAAAGGATTTCGCAAGTTCTGGTTCCAACCTGGTGCAGAATCTGGGGAGATAATTGAATTTTCAAAAACGCTCCAAGATGCCGACTTTTCTTTCATCAAATGCATTATGGTTCAGACTAATTGGTGA
- a CDS encoding CBS domain-containing protein, whose product MTTEILEKVQKVFANLSVKEFMTKEVIYVKPDRTVAQVKEILRLKRISGVPVVNDDNVVIGIISIEDIIKCLENGTLNESVSQHMTKNVVCISEDSTLQDVIKHFERFRYGRFPVVDTQGRLVGIVTKNDILAAVATRLGLLYLHDERRKEVLEKDALNRSLVTGEEIDKKGADFYFKIDYFDVNLAGIGAAQLKKFLQSKGIPENDVRRVAVATYEAETNVVIHSGSEGEIFCFLTPDRIIVRVEDKGKGIENIELAMKEGYSTAPDYVRELGFGAGMGLPNMKRFSDKMVVLSEKGKGVVVEMVFYINNK is encoded by the coding sequence TTGACAACCGAGATTCTGGAGAAAGTGCAGAAAGTCTTTGCAAACCTGAGTGTAAAGGAGTTTATGACAAAAGAAGTCATCTACGTAAAACCAGACAGAACGGTGGCTCAAGTCAAGGAGATATTAAGACTGAAGAGAATATCCGGTGTCCCTGTTGTCAATGATGACAACGTTGTTATCGGGATAATAAGCATAGAAGATATCATCAAGTGTCTTGAGAACGGTACGCTTAACGAAAGTGTGAGTCAGCATATGACAAAAAACGTCGTGTGTATAAGCGAGGACTCAACCTTACAAGATGTGATTAAACATTTCGAAAGGTTCAGGTACGGGAGATTTCCAGTTGTAGATACCCAAGGAAGGCTTGTCGGCATCGTTACAAAAAATGACATACTTGCCGCAGTTGCAACAAGATTGGGATTGCTTTATCTACATGATGAAAGGCGTAAGGAAGTTTTGGAAAAAGATGCACTGAACAGATCTCTTGTAACCGGTGAAGAAATTGACAAAAAGGGAGCAGATTTTTACTTCAAAATTGACTACTTCGACGTTAACTTAGCCGGGATAGGGGCTGCCCAACTCAAGAAATTCCTGCAAAGTAAGGGCATACCAGAAAACGATGTGAGAAGAGTCGCCGTTGCAACGTACGAGGCGGAAACAAATGTTGTGATACACAGCGGAAGCGAAGGAGAGATTTTTTGTTTCCTAACACCTGATAGAATCATCGTAAGAGTAGAAGATAAAGGGAAAGGGATTGAGAATATTGAGCTTGCCATGAAGGAAGGGTATTCTACTGCACCCGATTACGTAAGAGAACTAGGATTTGGTGCTGGTATGGGACTACCGAACATGAAACGATTCTCAGATAAAATGGTTGTCCTTTCGGAAAAAGGAAAAGGTGTGGTTGTAGAAATGGTCTTTTATATTAATAACAAATAA
- the lepB gene encoding signal peptidase I, with product MPSQKTSESQKIEKGKNVAKEIIITLIYAIVAATIIRVFVFETMLVPTPSMVPTINVGDRLFVEKITYFSREPEIGEIVVFYTPFPDERAQQMLRAFDKFMDLFTPKQFKGSVKYVKRLVAKEGDVITLKEVDGNWKLFVNGKIPEHLKSVNYTKDGIFKYPKLWEHLTQASKVKSNKEEYKAYLFKLASQEGTELANIVFSILGGLDPVPYGIDYTVFVERYLKPNGIELSEYVWEENGQVYVKIPKGFYFFMGDNSSQSLDSRYFGFVPKVCVVGRPILRVWPFSAFGPVQPLIEPAR from the coding sequence ATGCCCTCACAAAAAACATCCGAAAGTCAAAAGATAGAGAAGGGTAAGAACGTAGCAAAAGAGATAATTATAACGCTAATATACGCTATCGTCGCTGCAACGATTATTAGAGTCTTTGTATTTGAAACGATGCTCGTTCCAACACCATCAATGGTCCCCACAATAAACGTGGGGGACCGTCTTTTTGTAGAAAAGATAACTTATTTCTCACGTGAACCTGAAATCGGCGAAATCGTCGTCTTTTACACCCCGTTTCCCGACGAACGTGCCCAGCAGATGTTACGTGCGTTCGACAAGTTTATGGATTTATTCACTCCCAAGCAATTCAAAGGTTCTGTGAAATACGTCAAGAGGTTGGTCGCCAAAGAAGGTGATGTAATAACCCTAAAAGAGGTTGATGGCAACTGGAAATTGTTCGTCAACGGTAAAATACCCGAACACTTGAAGAGTGTTAACTACACAAAAGACGGCATCTTTAAATATCCAAAACTATGGGAACATTTGACGCAAGCAAGTAAAGTAAAAAGCAATAAAGAAGAATACAAAGCTTATCTTTTTAAACTCGCATCTCAGGAAGGAACGGAACTTGCCAATATCGTTTTCAGTATCCTTGGAGGTTTAGATCCTGTTCCTTACGGTATTGACTACACAGTGTTTGTCGAGCGCTATCTCAAACCTAACGGGATAGAACTCTCAGAATACGTTTGGGAAGAGAATGGGCAGGTCTATGTGAAAATTCCAAAAGGATTCTACTTTTTTATGGGCGACAATTCTTCCCAGAGTTTAGACAGCAGATACTTTGGGTTTGTCCCAAAAGTTTGTGTCGTTGGTAGGCCTATTCTAAGAGTGTGGCCGTTCAGTGCTTTCGGACCTGTACAACCACTCATAGAGCCGGCGAGATAG
- the rplS gene encoding 50S ribosomal protein L19: MDNLVRIIEKGQLKEVPEFRPGDTVRVHVKVREGDKERIQAYEGIVIAIRGSGISKTFTVRRIAAGGVGVERIFPLYAPTIEKIEVLRKGRVRRAKLYYLRNVKGKVKIKERK; this comes from the coding sequence ATGGACAACCTTGTGAGAATCATCGAAAAAGGTCAACTCAAAGAAGTTCCAGAATTTAGACCTGGGGACACGGTAAGAGTTCACGTTAAAGTTAGAGAAGGAGACAAAGAAAGGATTCAGGCTTACGAAGGTATCGTTATAGCAATCAGAGGTTCCGGCATCAGCAAAACATTTACAGTCAGAAGAATTGCAGCAGGCGGTGTTGGGGTTGAAAGGATATTCCCACTTTACGCTCCAACCATCGAAAAGATAGAGGTACTCAGAAAAGGTAGAGTAAGAAGGGCGAAACTCTACTACCTCAGAAATGTCAAGGGCAAGGTGAAAATTAAGGAGAGAAAATAA